The following proteins come from a genomic window of Ictalurus furcatus strain D&B chromosome 12, Billie_1.0, whole genome shotgun sequence:
- the LOC128615650 gene encoding SUN domain-containing protein 2-like, with protein MFQSNQKPANQEMLRRSPRLLAKGYYNPEDPTIQQICSKETPIRIFKKREGKCGVGGACRNLISEFNVCDFQSLEKKDPMLTSEISPQHASPPTICFLVVRKMVLLPLLLCLLAFGVWFCYTSVTKQLFQSAAYLAQDTFIQNQAALIEEFKFLKLTIRQQSLEQKEEFQKLAIRQQRLEQKDGEEFIRRALSHFRADGIGMADYALESLGAAVIASTETDKSKYCKLFGFSEWCNINSPEKAIQPEVFPGKCWGFKGSEGYLLISLPFSVRITHVTLEHLPRVLSPNGHTRSAPRDFAVYGKVNKKDGGKLLGEFTYDQDGEPIQTFEIPNSPSEAYELVELRILSNWGHPEYTCVYRFRVHSQPVW; from the exons ATGTTTCAAAGCAACCAGAAACCAGCAAATCAAG AAATGTTACGCCGCAGTCCCAGATTACTCGCAAAAGGGTACTATAATCCCGAGGACCCCACGATTCAACAGATCTGCTCTAAGGAGACCCccatcag GATCTTCAAGAAAAGGGAAGGGAAGTGCGGAGTGGGTGGGGCCTGTCGCAACTTAATTAGCGAATTTAATGTGTGTGATTTCCAGAGCCTGGAAAAAA AAGATCCCATGCTGACATCTGAAATATCTCCTCAGCATGCTTCCCCACCCACGAT ATGTTTTTTAGTTGTGAGGAAGATGGTTCTTCTTCCCCTCCTCCTCTGCCTGCTGGCGTTTG gtGTTTGGTTTTGCTACACGAGTGTTACTAAACAGCTGTTTCAGTCTGCAGCATATTTGGCACAGGACACATTCATACAGAATCAAGCAGCTCTGATT GAAGAGTTCAAGTTCCTGAAACTGACGATAAGACAACAGAGTCTAGAACAAAAG GAAGAGTTCCAGAAACTGGCGATAAGACAACAGAGGCTAGAACAAAAG GATGGTGAAGAATTCATACGCAGGGCGCTCAGCCATTTCCGAGCTGATGGTATTGGAATGGCAGATTACGCGCTGGAGTCTTTAG gcgccGCTGTGATAGCCAGTACAGAGACAGATAAATCTAAATACTGCAAATTGTTCGGCTTCAGTGAATGGTGCAACATTAATAGCCCTGAAAAAGCTATACag CCGGAGGTCTTCCCTGGTAAATGTTGGGGATTTAAAGGTTCTGAAGGTTACCTTCTCATCTCTCTGCCCTTCTCTGTACGCATCACCCACGTGACGCTGGAGCACCTGCCCCGAGTGCTCTCACCCAATGGCCACACGAGAAGCGCGCCGAGAGACTTTGCAGTTTAT GGAAAGGTTAACaagaaagatggaggaaaaCTTCTTGGAGAATTCACTTATGACCAGGACGGAGAACCGATCCAGACCTTCGAAATTCCG AACTCTCCGAGTGAGGCTTATGAACTGGTGGAGCTGAGGATCCTCAGTAATTGGGGTCACCCTGAATACACCTGTGTGTATCGCTTTAGGGTCCACAGCCAGCCTGTCTGGTAA
- the usp40 gene encoding ubiquitin carboxyl-terminal hydrolase 40 isoform X1: MSMFGDLFEEEEDITTNSITQGKGKVCEPPPPRGKLKLCGIRNQGSTCYLNSLLQTLLHTPEFREELFSLGPEELGKLEDKDKPDAKVRVIPLELQNLFARLLLLDEQSTTTTALTESFGWTNNEEMAQQDVQELNRILFSALESSLVGTSGSSLIRRLYHGTLINNITCNECHNVSEREEDFLDLTVCVRGVCSLEEALWSMFVEEEVFDGNNLYHCSNCDRLVHATKSAKLRKLPTFLTVSLLRFSFDFEKCERFKETRRYSFPLSINLRPFCEQSDQPDSELTYELFSIIIHKGGCYGGHYHAYIKDIDHLGHWELPEDDIKQKKQKVQVKPPSVSVCNAAVEKDDPLSVLTAVLAQESGSVLLDQLGQKLMEKIGCSWNKKYRKQYGPIRKFLQSNPDVFVLLLNGSRVALRNPAETPEQGAGPKSVAESAQDGSEAGSDLGLEAEPVSGHWFDLNDSTVTVIRESDIIKQYEGKESAYMLFYRKHTLQRPCHAVGNPVYGVPAHLLQMVEEENAKLQQRRTEFEVSSNSIDVRLHFASHYRVESGALKLIDTHTDAHTLTLSFDRRRSVGDLRLAVYQMQDTWEGDMALTIAKNLPAGLHLYNTLTDDHQSLYSAGVYNGSDLFVWNGTEVNGVRVQTGAECEPLLLNILRPGGAELDSVGMADVESVGEASVADASGLVQVMRGFSGGVTLGGVREALSLQEALVCQLTKGVGPGGEGGGASRWKVCSPEAMRRTLKELTLRDGDTLLLLPHTHLNNSIFSVSEDVVTVMTPSDCRWLQVEFHTHTTQEEEEEEKVMKIPAAGSTLLSEVKQRALEEMQLQEHFTGGVCCLRQRDRTGKLLPPVREDLSVCDAGIKLMTSLCLCPGHAPNSSQLFLFFSVTPPTGPELEIIVEETLTVKECLMAMLQEAGLDGTCWHLRRMDWCEEVGEPLMDENASLLEMGVVNGDTLVITEGQLPPKGFLKLAVSWFMDMSDECERNHTTESRTTGLQSVGCVEISEEATLHELRCQVLTLPALVQVCVPSLECLRVWLVEGKKLIRILRGNQLTLRKLKLSVGSEVCVQKLQCEENLGVKDILLRLQVGVAKEEVGMFEESAYFPTHEYVWEAGLDSSPRGLYHAVSTHCGISPENLLLAKHLPEQHTWITINYEIQSMSKKKKKQNKSNSKGVNLQGAPYCLRDGDTIAVKNLMIDSNREFGTVKNEEQILREQTEQRGHSRSSEKKKNRKPEVALSINVGVFR; this comes from the exons ATGTCCATGTTCGGAGATCTGTTCGAAGAGGAAGAAGATATCACAACTAACAGCATCACCCAGGGCAAag ggAAGGTGTGTGAGCCGCCACCTCCTCGAGGGAAACTGAAGCTGTGCGGAATTAGAAATCAGGGATCAACATGTTACCTCAACTCTCTACTGCAGACCCTgttacacacacctgagtttagag AGGAGTTGTTCAGTTTGGGACCTGAGGAGCTCGGCAAACTGGAGGATAAAGACAAACCTGATgctaag gtgcgtgTTATTCCTCTGGAGTTGCAGAATCTGTTTGctcggttgttgttgttggatgAACAATCAACGACAACTACAGCGCTGACGGAGAGCTTTGGCTGGACAAACaatgag gaGATGGCTCAGCAGGATGTTCAGGAGTTAAACAGGATTTTGTTCAGTGCATTAGAATCATCTCTGGTCGGGACATCTGGCTCCAGTCTGATACGGAGACTTTATCATGGAACCCTGATCAACAACATCACCTGCAACGAGTGTCACAACGTCagcgagagagag gagGACTTCCTGGACCTGACAGTGTGTGTTCGGGGTGTGTGCAGCCTGGAGGaggcgctgtggagcatgtttGTCGAGGAGGAAGTGTTTGATGGAAATAATCTGTATCACTGCAGCAACTGTGACCGACTCGTCCATGCTACCAAG tctgCTAAACTGAGGAAGCTCCCTACATTTCTCACCGTGTCCCTGCTACGCTTCAGCTTTGATTTTGAGAAGTGTGAGAGGTTTAAGGAGACGAGAAGGTACAGCTTCCCGCTCAGCATCAACCTGCGGCCGTTCTGTGAACAG TCAGACCAGCCAGATTCTGAGCTGACCTATGAGCTCTTCTCCATCATCATACACAAAGGTGGATGTTATGGAGGACATTACCATGCCTACATCAAAGACATTGACCATCTTGGCCACTGGGAGCTGcct GAGGATGATATTAAACAGAAGAAGCAGAAAGTCCAGGTGAAGCCCCCCAGCGTGAGCGTGTGTAATGCTGCTGTAGAGAAGGACGACCCGCTGTCTGTACTAACGGCTGTACTGgcgcag gAGTCTGGCAGTGTGTTGTTGGATCAGCTTGGTCAGAAGTTGATGGAGAAAATTGGCTGTTCCTGGAATAAGAAATACAGGAAGCAGTATGGACCAATCAGGAAG tttctGCAGTCTAACCCTGACGTGTTTGTGTTGCTGCTGAACGGCTCCCGTGTGGCTCTCAGAAACCCAGCAGAAACACCTGAGCAGGGGGCGGGGCCAAAATCAGTAGCAGAGAGTGCCCAGGATGGGTCGGAGGCGGGATCAGACTTGGGTTTGGAGGCGGAGCCTGTGAGCGGCCACTGGTTTGACCTGAACGACTCAACGGTGACGGTGATCAGAGagagtgacatcatcaaacaGTACGAGGGGAAAGAGAGCGCGTACATGCTGTTCTACAGGAAACATACACTGCAGAGACCAtgccatg cAGTGGGTAATCCAGTTTATGgagttcctgctcacctgctgCAGATGGTGGAGGAAGAAAACGCCAAGCTTCAACAGAGGAG gACAGAGTTTGAAGTCAGCAGTAACAGTATTGATGTCCGGCTCCACTTTGCTTCTCATTACCGCGTTGAGAGCGGAGCACTGAAGCTcatcgacacacacacagacgcacacacccTCACCCTGAGCTTTGACCGCAGGAGGAGTGTGGGAGACCTGAGACTGGCTGTCTACCAG atgCAGGATACATGGGAGGGGGACATGGCACTGACCATTGCTAAGAACCTGCCCGCAGGACTACACCTGTACAACACACTGACAG acGATCATCAGTCTTTGTACAGCGCTGGAGTGTATAACGGCTCCGATCTCTTTGTTTGGAACGGGACAGAG gtgaaTGGTGTGCGTGTGCAGACCGGAGCCGAGTGTGAACCATTGCTATTGAACATCCTGAGGCCAGGTGGGGCGGAGCTGGACTCAGTGGGCATGGCTGATGTTGAGTCAGTGGGCGAAGCCTCAGTAGCAGATGCCTCTGGTCTTGTTCAAGTGATGCGGGGATTTTCAGGTGGAGTCACACTGGGCGGTGTGCGGGAGGCTCTCAGCCTGCAGGAGGCTCTGGTGTGTCAGCTGACAAAAGGGGTGGGGCCAGGTGGAGAAGGAGGTGGGGCCAGCAGGTGGAAGGTGTGTTCACCTGAGGCCATGAGGAGGACACTAAAAGAACTGACACTCCGGGATGGAGACACACTGctgttgctgccacacacacacctgaacaacaG TATATTCAGCGTTAGTGAAGATGTGGTTACTGTGATGACGCCGTCAGACTGTCGCTGGCTGCAGGtggagtttcacacacacacaacgcaggaggaagaggaggaggagaaagtgaTGAAGATTCCTGCCGCAGGAAGCACt ttgctGAGTGAGGTGAAACAGAGAGCGCTGGAAGAGATGCAGCTGCAGGAGCACTTCACAG gtggtgtgtgttgtttgagacagagggacagaacaGGGAAACTTTTACCTCCAG tcCGTGAAGacctcagtgtgtgtgatgccgGTATCAAGTTGATGACATCACTGTGTCTGTGTCCTGGGCACGCCCCAAATTCCTcacag CTCTTCCTGTTCTTCAGTGTGACGCCACCTACAGGCCCAGAGCTGGAGATCATCGTAGAGGAGACACTcactgtgaaggag tgtttgatGGCGATGCTGCAGGAGGCTGGACTCGACG gaaCGTGCTGGCACTTGAGGAGGATGGATTGGTGTGAGGAAGTTGGGGAGCCCCTGATGGATGAG aatgCCTCTCTGTTGGAGATGGGAGTGGTTAATGGAGACACACTGGTGATCACTGAGGGACAACTTCCTCCAAag ggaTTTCTGAAATTGGCAGTGAGCTGGTTTATGGatatgagtgatgagtgtgagAGAAATCACACAACAGAATCACGCACTACag gccTGCAGTCTGTTGGTTGTGTTGAAATCTCAGAAGAGGCCACACTACATGAGCTCAGGTGTCAG gtgCTGACTCTACCTGCACTGGTGCAGGTGTGTGTTCCATCTCTTGAATGTCTACGTGTTTGGTtggtggagggaaaaaaactcaTTAGAATTCTCAGAGGAAACCAACTCAcactcag gAAGTTGAAGTTGTCTGTGGGAtctgaggtgtgtgtgcagaagCTGCAGTGTGAGGAGAATCTTGG GGTGAAGGACATCCTGCTGCGTCTGCAGGTGGGTGTGGCCAAGGAGGAGGTGGGCATGTTCGAAGAGAGTGCCTATTTCCCCACACATGAGTATGTGTGGGAGGCGGGGCTAGACTCCTCACCCAGGGGGCTGTACCATGCAGTCTCCACCCACTGCGGAATCTCACCTGAGAACCTGCTGCTCGCTAAACACCTGCCTGAACAACACACCTGGATTACCATCAACTACGAG attcAGTCAATGtccaaaaagaagaagaaacagaatAAGAGTAACAGTAAAGGAGTGAACCTGCAGGGGGCGCCATACTGCCTGAGAGACGGAGACACTATAGCCGTGAAG aatctGATGATTGACAGTAATCGGGAGTTCGGTACAGtgaaaaatgaagaacaaatacTCAGAGAGCAAACAGAGCAAAG AGGACACAGTAGAAGctcagagaagaaaaagaacaggAAGCCAGAAGTGGCCTTGTCAATCAACGTGGGTGTGTTCAGATAG
- the usp40 gene encoding ubiquitin carboxyl-terminal hydrolase 40 isoform X2 yields MSMFGDLFEEEEDITTNSITQGKGKVCEPPPPRGKLKLCGIRNQGSTCYLNSLLQTLLHTPEFREELFSLGPEELGKLEDKDKPDAKVRVIPLELQNLFARLLLLDEQSTTTTALTESFGWTNNEEMAQQDVQELNRILFSALESSLVGTSGSSLIRRLYHGTLINNITCNECHNVSEREEDFLDLTVCVRGVCSLEEALWSMFVEEEVFDGNNLYHCSNCDRLVHATKSAKLRKLPTFLTVSLLRFSFDFEKCERFKETRRYSFPLSINLRPFCEQSDQPDSELTYELFSIIIHKGGCYGGHYHAYIKDIDHLGHWELPEDDIKQKKQKVQVKPPSVSVCNAAVEKDDPLSVLTAVLAQESGSVLLDQLGQKLMEKIGCSWNKKYRKQYGPIRKFLQSNPDVFVLLLNGSRVALRNPAETPEQGAGPKSVAESAQDGSEAGSDLGLEAEPVSGHWFDLNDSTVTVIRESDIIKQYEGKESAYMLFYRKHTLQRPCHAVGNPVYGVPAHLLQMVEEENAKLQQRRTEFEVSSNSIDVRLHFASHYRVESGALKLIDTHTDAHTLTLSFDRRRSVGDLRLAVYQMQDTWEGDMALTIAKNLPAGLHLYNTLTDDHQSLYSAGVYNGSDLFVWNGTEVNGVRVQTGAECEPLLLNILRPGGAELDSVGMADVESVGEASVADASGLVQVMRGFSGGVTLGGVREALSLQEALVCQLTKGVGPGGEGGGASRWKVCSPEAMRRTLKELTLRDGDTLLLLPHTHLNNSIFSVSEDVVTVMTPSDCRWLQVEFHTHTTQEEEEEEKVMKIPAAGSTLLSEVKQRALEEMQLQEHFTGGVCCLRQRDRTGKLLPPVREDLSVCDAGIKLMTSLCLCPGHAPNSSQLFLFFSVTPPTGPELEIIVEETLTVKECLMAMLQEAGLDGTCWHLRRMDWCEEVGEPLMDENASLLEMGVVNGDTLVITEGQLPPKGFLKLAVSWFMDMSDECERNHTTESRTTGLQSVGCVEISEEATLHELRC; encoded by the exons ATGTCCATGTTCGGAGATCTGTTCGAAGAGGAAGAAGATATCACAACTAACAGCATCACCCAGGGCAAag ggAAGGTGTGTGAGCCGCCACCTCCTCGAGGGAAACTGAAGCTGTGCGGAATTAGAAATCAGGGATCAACATGTTACCTCAACTCTCTACTGCAGACCCTgttacacacacctgagtttagag AGGAGTTGTTCAGTTTGGGACCTGAGGAGCTCGGCAAACTGGAGGATAAAGACAAACCTGATgctaag gtgcgtgTTATTCCTCTGGAGTTGCAGAATCTGTTTGctcggttgttgttgttggatgAACAATCAACGACAACTACAGCGCTGACGGAGAGCTTTGGCTGGACAAACaatgag gaGATGGCTCAGCAGGATGTTCAGGAGTTAAACAGGATTTTGTTCAGTGCATTAGAATCATCTCTGGTCGGGACATCTGGCTCCAGTCTGATACGGAGACTTTATCATGGAACCCTGATCAACAACATCACCTGCAACGAGTGTCACAACGTCagcgagagagag gagGACTTCCTGGACCTGACAGTGTGTGTTCGGGGTGTGTGCAGCCTGGAGGaggcgctgtggagcatgtttGTCGAGGAGGAAGTGTTTGATGGAAATAATCTGTATCACTGCAGCAACTGTGACCGACTCGTCCATGCTACCAAG tctgCTAAACTGAGGAAGCTCCCTACATTTCTCACCGTGTCCCTGCTACGCTTCAGCTTTGATTTTGAGAAGTGTGAGAGGTTTAAGGAGACGAGAAGGTACAGCTTCCCGCTCAGCATCAACCTGCGGCCGTTCTGTGAACAG TCAGACCAGCCAGATTCTGAGCTGACCTATGAGCTCTTCTCCATCATCATACACAAAGGTGGATGTTATGGAGGACATTACCATGCCTACATCAAAGACATTGACCATCTTGGCCACTGGGAGCTGcct GAGGATGATATTAAACAGAAGAAGCAGAAAGTCCAGGTGAAGCCCCCCAGCGTGAGCGTGTGTAATGCTGCTGTAGAGAAGGACGACCCGCTGTCTGTACTAACGGCTGTACTGgcgcag gAGTCTGGCAGTGTGTTGTTGGATCAGCTTGGTCAGAAGTTGATGGAGAAAATTGGCTGTTCCTGGAATAAGAAATACAGGAAGCAGTATGGACCAATCAGGAAG tttctGCAGTCTAACCCTGACGTGTTTGTGTTGCTGCTGAACGGCTCCCGTGTGGCTCTCAGAAACCCAGCAGAAACACCTGAGCAGGGGGCGGGGCCAAAATCAGTAGCAGAGAGTGCCCAGGATGGGTCGGAGGCGGGATCAGACTTGGGTTTGGAGGCGGAGCCTGTGAGCGGCCACTGGTTTGACCTGAACGACTCAACGGTGACGGTGATCAGAGagagtgacatcatcaaacaGTACGAGGGGAAAGAGAGCGCGTACATGCTGTTCTACAGGAAACATACACTGCAGAGACCAtgccatg cAGTGGGTAATCCAGTTTATGgagttcctgctcacctgctgCAGATGGTGGAGGAAGAAAACGCCAAGCTTCAACAGAGGAG gACAGAGTTTGAAGTCAGCAGTAACAGTATTGATGTCCGGCTCCACTTTGCTTCTCATTACCGCGTTGAGAGCGGAGCACTGAAGCTcatcgacacacacacagacgcacacacccTCACCCTGAGCTTTGACCGCAGGAGGAGTGTGGGAGACCTGAGACTGGCTGTCTACCAG atgCAGGATACATGGGAGGGGGACATGGCACTGACCATTGCTAAGAACCTGCCCGCAGGACTACACCTGTACAACACACTGACAG acGATCATCAGTCTTTGTACAGCGCTGGAGTGTATAACGGCTCCGATCTCTTTGTTTGGAACGGGACAGAG gtgaaTGGTGTGCGTGTGCAGACCGGAGCCGAGTGTGAACCATTGCTATTGAACATCCTGAGGCCAGGTGGGGCGGAGCTGGACTCAGTGGGCATGGCTGATGTTGAGTCAGTGGGCGAAGCCTCAGTAGCAGATGCCTCTGGTCTTGTTCAAGTGATGCGGGGATTTTCAGGTGGAGTCACACTGGGCGGTGTGCGGGAGGCTCTCAGCCTGCAGGAGGCTCTGGTGTGTCAGCTGACAAAAGGGGTGGGGCCAGGTGGAGAAGGAGGTGGGGCCAGCAGGTGGAAGGTGTGTTCACCTGAGGCCATGAGGAGGACACTAAAAGAACTGACACTCCGGGATGGAGACACACTGctgttgctgccacacacacacctgaacaacaG TATATTCAGCGTTAGTGAAGATGTGGTTACTGTGATGACGCCGTCAGACTGTCGCTGGCTGCAGGtggagtttcacacacacacaacgcaggaggaagaggaggaggagaaagtgaTGAAGATTCCTGCCGCAGGAAGCACt ttgctGAGTGAGGTGAAACAGAGAGCGCTGGAAGAGATGCAGCTGCAGGAGCACTTCACAG gtggtgtgtgttgtttgagacagagggacagaacaGGGAAACTTTTACCTCCAG tcCGTGAAGacctcagtgtgtgtgatgccgGTATCAAGTTGATGACATCACTGTGTCTGTGTCCTGGGCACGCCCCAAATTCCTcacag CTCTTCCTGTTCTTCAGTGTGACGCCACCTACAGGCCCAGAGCTGGAGATCATCGTAGAGGAGACACTcactgtgaaggag tgtttgatGGCGATGCTGCAGGAGGCTGGACTCGACG gaaCGTGCTGGCACTTGAGGAGGATGGATTGGTGTGAGGAAGTTGGGGAGCCCCTGATGGATGAG aatgCCTCTCTGTTGGAGATGGGAGTGGTTAATGGAGACACACTGGTGATCACTGAGGGACAACTTCCTCCAAag ggaTTTCTGAAATTGGCAGTGAGCTGGTTTATGGatatgagtgatgagtgtgagAGAAATCACACAACAGAATCACGCACTACag gccTGCAGTCTGTTGGTTGTGTTGAAATCTCAGAAGAGGCCACACTACATGAGCTCAG gtgCTGA
- the ube2g2 gene encoding ubiquitin-conjugating enzyme E2 G2, with protein MAGTALKRLMAEYKQLTLNPPEGIVAGPVNEENFFEWEALIMGPEDTCFEGGVFPALLSFPSDYPLSPPKMKFTCDMFHPNIYPDGRVCISILHAPGDDPMGYESSAERWSPVQSVEKILLSVISMLAEPNDESGANVDASKMWREDREQFNALAKKIVRKSLGL; from the exons ATGGCCGGAACAGCGTTAAAGAGACTGATGGCGGAATATAAAC AACTCACTCTGAATCCTCCAGAAGGCATTGTCGCAG gtcCTGTGAATGAAGAGAACTTCTTTGAATGGGAAGCTTTGATAAT gggACCAGAGGACACATGTTTTGAGGGTGGTGTGTTTCCGGCTCTCCTTAGTTTCCCCTCTGATTATCCACTCAGTCCTCCAAAGATGAAGTTCACCTGTGACATGTTTCACCCCAACA tttACCCAGATGGCCGTGTGTGTATCTCGATCCTTCACGCCCCCGGTGACGACCCGATGGGATACGAGAGCAGTGCGGAGAGGTGGAGTCCTGTACAGAGTGTGGAGAAAATCCTACTGAGTGTCATCAGCATGCTCGCAG AGCCCAACGATGAGAGCGGGGCAAACGTTGATGCCTCTAAGATGtggagagaggacagagagcaGTTCAACGCACTTGCTAAGAAGATAGTCCGCAAATCACTCGGGctctaa